Below is a genomic region from Betta splendens chromosome 8, fBetSpl5.4, whole genome shotgun sequence.
GAGTATGTTACCTTTTTGTCTGAGTAGCACTTGAGGAGGCTGAAGGATATGAAGTAAGAAGCGTTAAGGAAGATTGAAAGGAGGACGGCGAAGAAGGCGAGGCCGCACAGCACAGACATCAGAATCAGTCCTGCAGCGAGCAACAGGGCCActgaaaaaggcaaaaaaacgGGTGAAATCCGACGTGGGTTCGTGTCGAGCGCACAGTAGCTGCTGCGTGAGCGCACGTACCCTCGCAGAACACAAAACCTGCCGCGGACACGACGGCAAACGCGAGGAAGAGGCCGACGGGGCCTGCGGCCGTGAGGCCGAAGACGACGGCCGTGAGAGCAGCGCCGGGGTGGGAGCGCAGGTACCGGCCCGCCGTGGACCCAGTCACACGCGCCACCTGGTGGAGAGACAGGGGAAAGCACGGCTAGCGGGAAAGAAGACGCGCTCGGAGGGTTCAACGCGCGCGTCGGGTTTGTGGGTTTTACCCTCGGGTCGTCGTAAACGCGGCTCAACATGTCGCTCCACTTTGCCCGCAGCtgctgaaagctgctgctgcgccggcCGCCGTCgcgtccgctgctgctgctgccgctgctgctgctgtgtggctcCATCACCAACCTCTGACCTGAgaaccaggaaaaaaaactaatctAGATTGTCAAACCTCTGACTATAGGAGGAGTTCAACCCACAATAAGGCAGTTctgaaataatacaaaatagTTTGTCGACCAAGTACGAACCTGTATTTGTTGGCTGGTTGGACTCTCAGCAGATCAGTATCTAAAACTGTGTCTTGTAAGTCGCCTTAAATACTGCTGCAGCATCGCTGCCCTTTTAAACTCACACCCTCTtcttcctcgtctccttcctcctcctccttcacttccCAGCTGTCGGCGTGAAATTgctccataaaaataatgaccaCGCTCTGTGTCCCTCTCGCCGCTCTGTCCTGCTATTAGACAACAGCCAGATTTCTCTGTCAAGATGTGGAGACTGATCCGAATGTTAAATAAGCGAACTTCACTGATTACTTCTTTAATCAGGGAGTGGAAGGGCCGTCGTGCCACAGCCGCCCACAAAATGGAGTTTGGCCCCCTGAGCCTCACATAAGACGTATGGGAGCACGTAAAGAGCTGTGGAAATGGCAGCGCGATCTGTTTTGAATTacacctgagagagagagagagagagagaccctcGGGACCGCTGATGACAACTTATTTGGACTCTTTATCACTGCAGGCCATACAAATTAATCACCATTCGTATTGAATGCGGCGAAAGGATTTGGGAGAGAGTGAATGCGAGCGACTGCATCCACCTCTCCCGACTGCCGAACACAACGAACTCGGTGAACCGAGCCGAGAGTTCCACGGGCGCGAGCTTTCTGtgagtgcgtgtctgtgcatttGTGCACAAACAACACGCATTCCCCCGCACTTGATCGCCGCGGTCGCCCGTGCTGCTGCCTCGTTTCGGACTTCCTCCGACGAGCCTTCCGCGCCGTCGCGCGCCTCGCGAGGAACGGCCTCTCGCGCGTGAGCCCAGCAGAGAGCGAACGTGCCGCGTCTCTGCCTAATTACATACATCACATGTACTACGCGGCATCATACGCGCCTTGATGTTTATTTATCTGTCTACAGACGCGCCCCAGTCGAGTTCTAAGCAGGTTATTATTCAAGTCGTGTGTTCGTGCAGGAAATTGCTCCTTCCCATCACTCGCTGCTGTAACGCGTCCGACAACGATGCAAATGGTTGTTTACTCGCGAAGCGGCGCGGGTTCGAGCGGCTGCTCGCCGCGTCTCGAAACAGACGCCACTCGCGACGATCAAAGCAAACCCATGCGTCTCTCGCACCCGCGGCGCAGAAACGCGGCCCGCACGTGCGGGTTCGGCTCAACAGATTGCAGCCGACGTGTGATTGATGGGCCGTCAGCGAATTCCAATTTGCATGTGCTGATTGTAAAAACTAATCAccgcaggaggaggagcgatgAGGAGCATTAAGCAGCCGCGCGTCTCCTGTGGTTTCTGCGTCAACTGTTACACGCCagcgtgtgtgttgttgctaTGACATGTTATATGTGCTCGTGTGTTGCAGTCAGAGTCTTGCTTTTGGTTCGTCACCCTCGACGCCAGCGCCGCCCCATCACTCCGTCCGCGCTCCTGCCTCCGTCCCCGTCTTCCCTTTGTTCGCCCGTCTTTGAAGTGGCACAGGCGCGTGCAGCCAACAGCTGGCAGCGGGAGGACAGCCTGCCCCGTGTCAAACGGGAAGCTCCTCATTGTCAGTGGCTGTCATTTTGCCGGATGAAGGGAGCCATTGTCGGCTCCCGTCCACCGGACGCGGGGAGCGCGGGGCTCAAAGGGAACTCCCCGGGGGGCGGTGAAGGGCGCCGGAGGACGGAGCCGCAGCCTCTCAAAGCGCTGCGCGCTCAtcaacaccagcagctgtgcACACCTGCAGAGAGCACGCGACATGCACTCATGTCACTGCTATGCAAACACACTGCTACTCATGAGGTGCAGTAACTCTCAGATGCATGCGCCAGTAGAGCTGTGCCCCATGTTGAAGTTATGGTCTTCATGTGCAGAATACAATGTCTGTGGCTATAATGCGTTTGCATGGACAAAGGTTCTAGTTACCACTTCAGTTGATTGGAAAAATGCTTTATAGGTCACAGATCTGCTGCTGCGACCCGCCTGTAGGCACATTTGGCAGCATGACTGGGTGTTGGAGAGCTTTAACAATACTGTGTGTCCCCTCGTCAGCAGCATTGATGATGCACCATATTAGTGAGCGATGCGTCATCCACAGTGAAATAAAGGTGAAATGAGCCTTTATGATGTTGCCTGTTTGCATTTGTCAGAGCCTTGTGCATCTTTGTTGATAGAGCTCAGCTTCGGGCTCGCGTTTTATCATCCACCTCATTATGGACAGTGATTAAATTTGCGATATTTAATTAGCACATTTCCCACATTCAGTCATAATGAATCAACGCCGCTGCCGGACTCTTTTCATCAGTTAGATGCGAAATCTATGAGATGTCATTAAATAACAAAGCGCTGTTGAAATTTTCCAAAGCTGGGTCAGTGGGTTTACAGCGTGAAAAACAGCGCCTCGAAGAAAAATGGGCCTGATCAGCAAAACGTGGTCGTGTGGAGTTTTTTCCTCCGCTCCTCATCACATATGCCGCTCCTTCCCTAGCGCTGATACTTTGATGGATTGCTGTGgataacatttgtttttgcattttgatGCATTGTTCGAAATATGATTAAGGGGGAATGGAGCTAAAGGCAGCTCTGGGATCAGCGACAGCTCCTGAGAatggaaagaaaggaaataaGGCGCAGGTCATGATTAAAATGAGGCGATAATGCATCCTCACCCATTATTTCATGGCCCTTTGTGCAAATCTGACCTGGAGAGAACCTTTGAGGAAGAATGAGAAGGAAAGGAAGCGTAAGGACGCAGGAGGGGAACATGGACCAACCGGAGGAGATCCTCTGCCTCATTAAAGCCctggtcatgttttgtgtttcccATCACGGTGTGTCCCCCAGAAGGATGAATCTATTCTCTCTGTGTGCCAAAGCTGCAGGTGTCACTCTTTGTGCAGCAGCAAAAGCTTTTTACCAATAAAATGTCTCTGTTGCCATATTTTATATTGTCTGATGACAGATTGTCCCCGCATCACTTCGCAGCGCTCTGTGATCCTTTATGATGCAAACATTAACTAATTTGTCAGGTGCACAACACCTCACCCACACAATCGCGCGCATGCACCGACACAAGCCGGCGTCAACTTCACAGGTGACCTTTTGTTGGAGAGTCGCGTGGACTTGCACTGTGTTTGATGCCCCGAATTAAGCGCTGCTTCAACATCAAGGTGGCGCTCAGGCAGATGAAAGAGGGCCGCGTCGCATGCGGGGCGGTGCATTGAGCAGGCGGCGGCTGAGGACAAGGACGAGGCGCGATGAAAGGGGGATTAGCATGGATTCATCATCTTCCACTATCACAGAGACGCCGGGAGCGCTACATGGAGCTAGCTGGTTGTCGGGAGACGAGCTCGGCGGGTTTGCTGCATaaaaagcatcagcatcagcatctcgTGTGTCTGAGATAAGAAACAGCTCCATACCTCAATAATGTGATCAGTGAAAAACAGCAGATCTTAAATGTTGTAGATGTGATGCTCGTTGTTCCTATTTAGTCCAAACACAGCTTTTTAAAGTTGATCATTCTCTCATAAAAACCCCTTTATTTCCAAGCAGGATGCATGAGACAATATGAAAAACAGTGATTTACTGATTTCTGCTT
It encodes:
- the LOC114859927 gene encoding lipid droplet assembly factor 1-like, whose protein sequence is MEPHSSSSGSSSSGRDGGRRSSSFQQLRAKWSDMLSRVYDDPRVARVTGSTAGRYLRSHPGAALTAVVFGLTAAGPVGLFLAFAVVSAAGFVFCEVALLLAAGLILMSVLCGLAFFAVLLSIFLNASYFISFSLLKCYSDKKQQRKAEEESDGQTSCKGKHVD